In Mytilus galloprovincialis chromosome 1, xbMytGall1.hap1.1, whole genome shotgun sequence, the following are encoded in one genomic region:
- the LOC143065037 gene encoding serine/threonine-protein kinase pim-3-like isoform X2: MLTLIASDETIIMIIMSSVKGKKELNKTYHVGAQLGSGGFGTVYGGTRKSDGLLVAVKLINKIKVTEWGLHNGHNIPMEIILLKKVSHVSGCIKMLDWYEVKNNSAHSYVIVMERPEHVQDLFDYITEKGAVNEETSKVFFRQIVETLYSVHRSGVVHRDIKDENILVDLKTGELKIIDFGSGTLLKDTVYVTFDGTRVYSPPEWIKHHRYHGKSATVWSLGILLFDLVCGDIPFEQDEQIMKAEVSFRGRLSHDVKDLIKKCLAIRPSDRPSFEDILNHSWLATPQLPVEKLSLHGNNNNSSCQHGNSVDTVSMSSQESV; the protein is encoded by the exons atgTTAACATTGATAGCAAGTGATGagactattatcatgattataatgtcATCAG TAAAAGGAAAAAAAGAGCTCAATAAAACATATCATGTTGGTGCACAGCTGGGAAGTGGTGGTTTTGGAACAGTTTATGGAGGCACAAGGAAAAGTGATGGTCTACTT GTTGCAGTTAAATTaatcaacaaaattaaagtgACTGAATGGGGACTTCATAATGGACATAATATACCAATGGAAATTATTCTCTTGAAAAAAGTTTCTCATGTTTCTGGATGTATTAAAATGTTAGATTGGTATGAAGTGAAAAACAATAGTGCTCACAGTTATGTTATAGTGATGGAACGACCAGAGCATGTTCAAGACTTATTTGACTATATCACAGAAAAGGGCGCTGTAAATGAAGAAACCAGCAAAGTGTTCTTTAGACAAATTGTAGAAACTCTTTATAGTGTTCATAGATCAGGTGTTGTACACCGAGACATTAAAGATGAAAATATTTTAGTGGATTTGAAAACTGGTGAACTGAAAATAATTGACTTTGGATCTGGTACATTGCTCAAAGATACAGTTTATGTGACCTTTGATG gTACAAGAGTGTACAGTCCTCCTGAATGGATAAAACACCATCGGTACCATGGTAAATCAGCAACAGTGTGGTCACTGggaattttattatttgacttaGTTTGTGGAGATATTCCATTTGAACAAGATGAACAAATCATGAAAGCAGAAGTATCATTTAGGGGAAGATTATCACATGATGTGAAAGACTTAATAAAAAAGTGTTTAGCAATTCGTCCATCAGATAGGCCATCTTTTGAAGACATTTTAAATCATTCATGGTTAGCAACTCCACAGTTGCCAGTTGAGAAACTTAGTTTACATGGAAATAATAACAATAGTTCTTGCCAGCATGGAAATTCTGTAGACACTGTTTCAATGAGTAGCCAAGAAAGTGTGTGA
- the LOC143065037 gene encoding serine/threonine-protein kinase pim-1-like isoform X1 has product MHLLWRTLMLTLIASDETIIMIIMSSVKGKKELNKTYHVGAQLGSGGFGTVYGGTRKSDGLLVAVKLINKIKVTEWGLHNGHNIPMEIILLKKVSHVSGCIKMLDWYEVKNNSAHSYVIVMERPEHVQDLFDYITEKGAVNEETSKVFFRQIVETLYSVHRSGVVHRDIKDENILVDLKTGELKIIDFGSGTLLKDTVYVTFDGTRVYSPPEWIKHHRYHGKSATVWSLGILLFDLVCGDIPFEQDEQIMKAEVSFRGRLSHDVKDLIKKCLAIRPSDRPSFEDILNHSWLATPQLPVEKLSLHGNNNNSSCQHGNSVDTVSMSSQESV; this is encoded by the exons ATGCATCTTTTGTGGAGAACACT gatgTTAACATTGATAGCAAGTGATGagactattatcatgattataatgtcATCAG TAAAAGGAAAAAAAGAGCTCAATAAAACATATCATGTTGGTGCACAGCTGGGAAGTGGTGGTTTTGGAACAGTTTATGGAGGCACAAGGAAAAGTGATGGTCTACTT GTTGCAGTTAAATTaatcaacaaaattaaagtgACTGAATGGGGACTTCATAATGGACATAATATACCAATGGAAATTATTCTCTTGAAAAAAGTTTCTCATGTTTCTGGATGTATTAAAATGTTAGATTGGTATGAAGTGAAAAACAATAGTGCTCACAGTTATGTTATAGTGATGGAACGACCAGAGCATGTTCAAGACTTATTTGACTATATCACAGAAAAGGGCGCTGTAAATGAAGAAACCAGCAAAGTGTTCTTTAGACAAATTGTAGAAACTCTTTATAGTGTTCATAGATCAGGTGTTGTACACCGAGACATTAAAGATGAAAATATTTTAGTGGATTTGAAAACTGGTGAACTGAAAATAATTGACTTTGGATCTGGTACATTGCTCAAAGATACAGTTTATGTGACCTTTGATG gTACAAGAGTGTACAGTCCTCCTGAATGGATAAAACACCATCGGTACCATGGTAAATCAGCAACAGTGTGGTCACTGggaattttattatttgacttaGTTTGTGGAGATATTCCATTTGAACAAGATGAACAAATCATGAAAGCAGAAGTATCATTTAGGGGAAGATTATCACATGATGTGAAAGACTTAATAAAAAAGTGTTTAGCAATTCGTCCATCAGATAGGCCATCTTTTGAAGACATTTTAAATCATTCATGGTTAGCAACTCCACAGTTGCCAGTTGAGAAACTTAGTTTACATGGAAATAATAACAATAGTTCTTGCCAGCATGGAAATTCTGTAGACACTGTTTCAATGAGTAGCCAAGAAAGTGTGTGA